ATATCAACCAAGCTAACGCATAATTTGTAGAAACAGTAAACCCTAAAGATTCGTCTAAAAACCGACTGACATGGGTTGCATATGAGCCAGAAACTGGATATTGACAAGATAACTCAGCCGCACTTTGTACTACACAAAACATCGAGGTGCCCACTATCAAGAACCCAATTAACAAAGATGCAGGACCTGAAGCCAATGAGTACCCTAAACCGATAAACAGGCCAGTACCCAAAGTACCACCGATTGCAATCATTGTTAGATGTCTTTGATGCAAACTCTTCTTGTACGGCTGTGCAGCCAATGTCATCTGTATCTGTTCATCTTTGGTATATTTATCACCATCCAACTCACTATATGGCTCTATATTATCTACTCTAGTGAAAGAATCTTTAAATCTCTCGAAAAATGTGCCCTCAGAATAATTTCTGGTGTATGACGCACTACTTTCTTCTGTAAAGGCCTCCTCTTCAACTTTAACAAACTCTTTCGAACTTGAACGAATGTTTATACTCATCCTTCCAACGGTCCATGAAATATGCTGCTCTAATATCATACATTGACTGAGATCGTCAGCAAACAGTCTAACGCATCACTTCAACAGATACCAGCCAAGATTATGCCCTATTTATATAACTCTAACATCAAAGTATACACAACCtacaaattttattttttgccTTTACCACTTCAGgcaatatatttacataccagttttaataaatgtaattATGGTGCCATACACACCACAACTATGGACGATTGTGTAAGCAATTTTAATCCATCTCATTTTTCGACAGAGAAACCTGAATACTTAAACTTTTGACATAATCTTAAATCAATTGCGAAATTTCGAAATGTGTTTGGAAAAGTGTATACCTCTGCGCACTTTTTACTGtgaattataaaattacatTTTTCGGAAAGTGGCTGCATTCAAATTTTGTGCTCGTGACATCGCGAGTGTTCTAACTGCAATAACTTTTTAGTTTTTGCTATGGTAGCGTAGTGTCGTACATTAGAATCTAAGTCTAGAGACCAGGTGCTTATCTGCAGTACTTATTAGTAAAGTGAAACCGTTAACGGAGTTTTGTTACATTACATTAGGTGGGTGTGGTGGCGCATAGTCCGATTGCAagtttaatgaaatttacCATTCAAACAATAGCATAAGTCCATGAAGAGTACAATTAACCATCCATTCTTTTTTGATTGAAGCTACGTTTTACTACAGAAAAAAATGTATTTGCTCGTTATAAGTGCTGAAAATTGtcaattcaattcaaaCTAATATCaacataataaaattatataaagataatttatGTATTTTTCGGTATATGCTGAAGAATACGATTCGAATATCtctaattaaaataatccATAAATGATTTATGCTTCTTTTGCTGCACTTTCTCATTTTCTGAGTAGCCCTCAGTGTCAGTAACTTCATCGAAAGCAAGAACACTCTCCAGTTTTCTATCTCTTAAGAACAATGCGGAAATTAACAATGGGAGAACAAGCACTAAACCAGTGATGTTTAAAATTTTCCAAACATAGCCATATGCAGAAACTACTGCAGTTCTGTATTCGGTACCCCATTTGTATTTCTTAATGAATGTAGTTGGTGAACTGTAGGCACTTGCAGCAATTGTGGCATTTGAAATACGTGACTCAATTTGACCTGGAAGCACATTTGACCATATGGCACCCGCAACAGCAGAGCCTATGGCAGTCCCAATACTACCAACGgctaaaaataaagaagtCACGATAGCTAACTTTTCATGCGTACCTACAGATACTTGAATAGAGGCTCTTACAGGAAATCTTATAAAACCGTTACCAAAACCTAACAAACAGATAGCACCAATCAAACCCGAATGTGAACGTAAACCAccattatattcaataaataaaccATGGGCGACGAACCAAACTAAAGTACCGAaaacaattgatatttttgttcttcttaTTCTCACAATAGCTAAACCTAGAAAAAACCCAGTGATGACAGTAACGAATGTCGATAATGAATTGATTCTCGTAGCCGATTTCTTGGACTCATTAACAGCAACAAGCAAAAATGTTACCAAGTATGTTTCATGCATGTAAAAACAAAAGTCGATGAAAAGGGAAATAGACAAAGCAGACCAGATACCACTGTCCCTAACTGTCTCTAGTTTAATAATAGGATATTTAGCAAATTTGTTTTCCCAGAAAACGTATAAGGGTAACGCAAGCGTCCAACCTAAGACTTCGGGAACAATTATTTGAGCTTCattccattttttattgagaCCACCTGCCAACGTAATAGGGACCAAGACTAAACCAAAAACACCGACTAGCAATATTAATCCAATAATATCAGACTTCCAAAAAAATACATCTACTAAATATTCCTTATAAGACATATTACTAGGTTTAACAAAAACTGGTTTTAActcttcattatttttttgagCTTTATATCTCATATGCAATAAACATCCAATTAAAGGCAAACACGAAATGGGGAAGATAAAAGCCCACATTCCAATACCCCATTTCCAATTTTCATCTACGTCAGCGGTAATATTACCACTGACCCAagtatttataatatttggTAACATGGGAGCAGCGGCAGCAACCACTCTCCAATTTAAATTGGAGAAATCAGCAGCATAAAGTTCTGTAGTTAACACTATACCAGCATGACCCAAACCATATAAACATTCACCACCAGCGTATCTGGAAATTTCAGTTGCTTGTGACTCAATAACCGTACCGATAACATAAAAAATAACAGAAAGTCCgaaaattaattttctaCCAAATATGTCAGAGGCTCTTGCAAACCAAATTTGACCAGCCGCAGATATCACTTTTGTAATGCACGTTACAGTGGACATTAATGAATGTTCTTTATATGATGATGTCGCTAAAGTAACATATGTGGTTCGGGTTTTTTTATCCAACCCGTATGCATAACagattaaaaataatgagaaaaatatcataattCTTTGGTAAGGTTCGGTATAGTACTTTCCATAAATTTTTGCATTATGCACACCAGGACTCAGCACCTCATTTTCCGAGTCACTCGTAAAAGTATACTCTGAAtcatttgtatttttcaatgatcTGACATCGGAAATGACACTGATTTTGTCTTCGTCAGCTTTCTCCAAATACGGAGTAATCTCGATTTGCATCTTGACAATATGACGTTCGGCttctaaaatatcttgAATTTTCTATTCGATCTTTTTATTAACGTAACGGACTAGAAAGAAACTTGATTCAATATCTTATTCAAGGTTTATTAAttagtttatatatgtttgaAAGTATCGACTTTACTTggttatattttttaaaattctCTTTGGCTCCatttttttccaaatctttcaaaaaatcaGAGGAACAAATATGATAACTGTTATTTACTAGTGTTGTAGTATTTACTATACACATAAAACTTAGATGCCTAGcctttttcaatttttcattgcTTCTTTAGGTCGTAATACATGGCTCATGAGTTATCCCAAGTTTTACTCAGTGAAGTAATATGAAAATATCGAAATGTTACTAATTTGATGCATTCATCTATTAAGATTAAAAAAACCTTAAGGTATGATGCATGGCTAATCAGAAACGGAAATGCTACTTCATAGGACTGATGAACTAGGCAAATATACGTCATATTTAATTAGGAATATGCACCCATCGCTCTCAAAACTAATAGCATTTGTTAACAGCTCCCACGTCCCTCTATTGATTTAACTTTAGAAAATTAGTTCATAGATTACAGTAATAATTTCTACATTCTAAACAGCACCCGATATTCACCTAATACGGAAGATCGTGCTAAAAAACGAATCATATTAGTCTTAAAAGccaagaaaaaaattcaaatgaaattagctatataaaaaaaaggTGCGGTATAGTAACATATCCGGCCAATTTGAACTTCTTCCTATGGAGTTTGTCTTTCCTGAGTAAAATGTTTAACCAATTTAATTTCGAATCAAAATTCGAATAATAGCAAAGCATATGGTTCTAACTGATTGTGAGTTTTATTCAAACACCTCTTAATACATCgctattattttttacgAAAAAAGAACCAAGACAAGTTGTGCTCTGTACCATTTCTGTTATTAATGGTGCATCGATTGATGATTCATTAATCGCTGACGAAATGACATAGAAACTATATTACTTATGTTTCTATAACTGTTTTTGACAGTATTTCGAAACATTCTCATCGTTTAAAAAATGCatcttttttatattgttaGAAATGAAAGTAACTTATCTAGTAACTTCATATATTAAACAGAGATGTCGAAATTCTTagataattaaatattatattttatattgtgTTTAAACTATGATTCGGTCAATTTCTTGGCATGatatttgttaataatagAGACAtagaaagaaataaaaattagaattacTAAATACAGTTGTATATAATACAGCTGTATTCGCTGTTGGGCGCTTCTGTGCTCCTCCTCCCATCTAGGAAGAAGcgtatttaaatatttataaatagtAAGTAAAGTATTTACAACAACTggtatcaaaaataatcgttatttatatacaaaactgttatatataagaatcgatgaaaataaaattatatcttGCCTAATTTTACTTAGTGTTTGACCAACCAGGATAACACATACTTGAATTAGGAAAGAGCACATATCACGTTTGTGAGGATTTGTTATTCGTATAACTGAAATAGGTGGACGTTCACAACCCAAATTGGAACACATAATCACTCAATATATCTAACATGTTTTTCGAAGATGAAATGGTTTCGTGATCGTGACAGAAATCATTGGTATAAATACCAGGGTTTTTCCAACCGtgtaaaataaatcaactgTCTTAATCGACGATCAGTGTGGTTTGTCGTTACTGGGTGTTTTCCTATTTTTCAAGTTTCACACCGCGCGGGCGCATAACCATAACTGCGGGTAACAGTTTGTGTTGTGCGttgaatttcaaatatttggtGGGCGATGGAGCGAGAGAACGGAGAGGGACGAAAAAGCGGGAGACGGTAAATCCTCGAAGGAGTTACCCGCAAGTGACAGATATGGGTGGCGTGACACAAAGATCTCTGGTACTATTGCAGTTTAGCATGGTAGCCATTGCATACGCAAAACGCAAATCCTTAGTTTGAGATTTgtagaaatatttggtaTTTAAACACTGAGGATTCtatgaatttatatttagttAATACTTTAATTTGTATTTACTTAACACTTTAATTTCCttacaaattaaaaaagaatacGAAAACAAACCAAACAACAACTAATGCCAGAACAACAACTAATTGCAAGTCTCTATACCATCCAAAACACGCTTCGCCCTTTGGGTAATGATGAGAGACCTGAAGATTACTCGAgaacaattgaagaaaatatttatgCTGAAAGCTTTATAGAGGAGAGgattaaagaaattatacCTAACAAGAATTATGCAGTTCTCTTTTTGCACAAATACTAcaacattaaaaatatagcGCTTCCCTTACTTGAAAGACAAAATGTTAGAGACTCAAAAAACTTCGAGCaggtatattttttatttgaggCCATTACACAGTCTGAACTAGTAGAAAAGAAACTACGCAGATCATGTACCCAAATTTACATAACGCAAATTCAAAACTTctcaattatattttgtgCAAACAATAGCTACTTATTACCCATCATTTGCCCCAGTTTTATGAGGTTGCATATTTTGAAGGATCAGTTTCCTTATATCATTTTACAATCGCTAGTAAATGATGATATCATATCATTCGACAAATTCTTCCAGAAAGTAAAGGAAGAAgttaaaagaataaaagaACAAAGCAATACGGTTTATAGGTTAAATCTAAATgatatgaaaaaaatgtcgtttttaaaatctaatTTCGAAACATGTATCGATTCCCAGATGATTGGGAATCAGCCAATTTTGCGTTTCctaaatgaacaaaaacGGGTATTCAAGAAAAATCGACATATTGATGACTGCTGCTGTAGTATATTGCAGTCAGTTAAAGAATCACAGTTGAAAGCGGATGAAATGTCGAATTACATTAGTGAAGCCgatgaagaattaaatcGGTTATATGAGGTAAGAGTTACTTCATTTCGTGGTATTTTTGTAACGCTGATTGTATTTACATCAATATTTATCGCCGGGCTTTTTAAAGATATCTACAATCACAGTGCCTCTACAGGGATAATTATtgcatttatattattggtGATATTTTGTGGGAtatgttttttaattttgatattattgtaTTGGCATATCTCTCTTTTATGGTTCCTGCCGTTAAACAGGAACACGGATGAGAAAAACAATGAAGAAAACTCGAACACAAGAGATTTAGAAATAGTATATTCTGAGTTTGAACAAGGtcataattcaaattccaGCAGTGTTAGAACAAACCCTGAAAATGTATAATCATTTGCctaaaataatttaaattaaaacttATTTGCTACAAActagaaatatatttttgttatacTCTCAGTTCttaatcaatatatatatactacTTGATCTTCTTGTATGGATACATCTAAAAAAGAGTATCATAGGATGGAGGAGCTTCTTCAATACTCTCATGCGGATCATCATCTTTCGTACGTTCTACTGGTTCTATTAATATAACTTCCGAATCCCCCTGATGATTTACTAACTTATAGCCCAGCTCCTCTAAATGGCGATCCCTCATATAATTAAACATAGCGATAGAAATGTTTCGATTTGGTACACCGCAGAGTTCCAGTTGAGAATATTCAGAACCTTCAATTTTAGATGTTACAAATTGAATAGGATATTTCAAATACGAATAAAATATGTCTGGAAAGAACTTTAGagaaatatcatcatccCATCGTTTTCCTTCAATTGCTACGAGTTTGGCAGTCCTCTTGGCATTCTCATAACTGCATTTGAGAAATATAACAGGGGTATAATCGTTCCGATACAGAGGAAGATATTCCACCGATTTAATAGGATTCAAATGATCTGTGCCATCGGCAAACCTCCTATCAAGCATTCTCTTCGGAGTGTTTGTTTTTCTCCTTAACGGTTGCTCCAAAAACCGAGCTTGTATTTGTTGGTTGAgcttttcaaaatctatTTTCTTAGTCTTATTTATATCCACATAAACCTTATTTTTACATTTAGACATTCCAAAGGGTGAAGAGACGTATAATGTATTGACATCATCGTTTCCTATTGCAAGTAGTGCAGACGCATTGGGTCTAGTGTAATGATGTAATGCTTTTAACTGTTCATACAAAGGTGAGTCCCAACTATCTCCGTCACCTGCAATAACTATACTCTCATAAAGCTCATTAATTGCTTCACATTTTATAACAGTGAAAGAAACATCAAACTTAGGCGGTTCTTTGGCCTCTGTTTGGTTTTTTCTCGACTTCCATATAAACATAGTATATTGTTACTGGGTATTTGTGGAATTAGCCATTGCATATCAATGTGAATGAAATCAGATTCTGGAAGTAATGTGAGTGCAATACGAACATAAGAATTCCAATTACATGACTGTTTAAATACCCTTGGTGAACGAGCGTCAAGagcatatatatttctgCTTCCTGTTATAGCAAACTGGGAATTGATTAAAGCAGACACTTGCGAATCAGAATATGAGGAATGTGGTAAATAGCTGCCAATTGTAGCCATTCAAGGAGCTTCTAAATAGTAAGAGAAGAGATAAGCTGACATACTGAAGATTATTGCTAATATAGACACACCTTGctatttcaataataggTTACTGCGTTTAGCGGTTGTTCTGATGCCATTGAGTAAGCTCCTGCTGACGGAgtgttttcttctttttcagGTTTCACATCGCGCGAGTGCGCGTGGTTAACCGCGGGTAACAGCAGGcatattgttatttttaatattaagCGAAGAAGAGATGAGGCGTGTGAGGAGAAGAAGTGGTGAGGGGGAAGGGGGGACAGAATGAGTAAGCTGACAGAGGAAAGAGAGGAAGACAGTTGACAGTAGAtaaatgttaaattatGGATTTGTGATGACCTGATCGTCATAGATTTGTGGTAAACCGATGTTCATTGACATGATTGATGATTACTTGTGTAGCATATCTATATTATGGATTATAACTGTCAAGTATAAGAGTCACATTAAATATGGAGAGTCGATACACAGATATTGTGTTCTGGATCCTATGATATTAGAGTGATTGGGTTCATAATTACCCAGTGCAGTATATAATAGAATACGACTGTATAATGTCTAGCAACGTTATTGATATAACCTATTTCCCAGAACTCTGGTTCAGGATTAGTGAATTCTTATATGTATTATGATATAGCAAGTTTATGATGTGGACGATTGGAACatagaatatatatattttggcattttatgatattgataagtGCATCTAGATCCTTGTTCATTGAAGGATGTCCAGCATTAAGTATTCATTTGTAGTTTGAGAGAGGTAGAGATGGGATTATGGATAGATGATATATAATGCATATGCATAGTGAGTATAATTGGTATTTGTGGTCAATAACACTGTCTATTAACATATATAGCGTCTAGTTATTACAGTATGGGTAGAACATGGTTAATGTTGCCAGAATGTGTGCTGAATGGAGCAGGGATGAAGTGGTGAGGTAGGGAATCATTATGTACGATCAATAAGATGTCGGTCATGTGACGCGTTGATTTggttttcaatttttagGTTCTGAGCGCGAGTGGATGCGGTTGGGAGATGGGCAGTGTTGTTTAATAGAGTGATGAGGCGGGTAACGATAGTAGCTGTTGAACGTTGATAGATGGTTGATAGATGGTTGAGCAGATGATGGTGGGATGGCAGGTGATGGGTTTGGAGTGACATGGGAGTTGAGTGTGTTGTGATTATTGAATGTGAGGATGGATAGATGAGTAGATGGGGATGGGGATGGGGGCGATGGGTGGACGTGCTGAGGTTCACAAACATGGTAGCGACGTGAGTGGTTGTGGTTATGTTGAGATAGTAATTGGGAAGACATACTACTAGTAGTGTTGTTGTAATAGTAATTTATACAATCAGTCGAGTTGTAATTGCTTGTGTTATTtctatattcattatatagATTATGTATGTGTCATGATTGATACACATGccttttatatatttatgtgtTGGAGtgagtaaatataattttgttaacaCATTTCTACAGAATTATATGACACCCATATCTTTTCACCTATAACTTAAGTAGTAAGGTTAATGTTTTACGCGGTTACAATGTAGAAATATGAATTCAGGCATTACTCATATTTCCACAATGTACATTTTGTTAGTGCTACTTCATTAACTACAGGTTACTGCGTTTAGCCTTTGGTCTTTTA
The window above is part of the Tetrapisispora phaffii CBS 4417 chromosome 7, complete genome genome. Proteins encoded here:
- the TPHA0G03780 gene encoding uncharacterized protein, encoding MQIEITPYLEKADEDKISVISDVRSLKNTNDSEYTFTSDSENEVLSPGVHNAKIYGKYYTEPYQRIMIFFSLFLICYAYGLDKKTRTTYVTLATSSYKEHSLMSTVTCITKVISAAGQIWFARASDIFGRKLIFGLSVIFYVIGTVIESQATEISRYAGGECLYGLGHAGIVLTTELYAADFSNLNWRVVAAAAPMLPNIINTWVSGNITADVDENWKWGIGMWAFIFPISCLPLIGCLLHMRYKAQKNNEELKPVFVKPSNMSYKEYLVDVFFWKSDIIGLILLVGVFGLVLVPITLAGGLNKKWNEAQIIVPEVLGWTLALPLYVFWENKFAKYPIIKLETVRDSGIWSALSISLFIDFCFYMHETYLVTFLLVAVNESKKSATRINSLSTFVTVITGFFLGLAIVRIRRTKISIVFGTLVWFVAHGLFIEYNGGLRSHSGLIGAICLLGFGNGFIRFPVRASIQVSVGTHEKLAIVTSLFLAVGSIGTAIGSAVAGAIWSNVLPGQIESRISNATIAASAYSSPTTFIKKYKWGTEYRTAVVSAYGYVWKILNITGLVLVLPLLISALFLRDRKLESVLAFDEVTDTEGYSENEKVQQKKHKSFMDYFN
- the TPHA0G03800 gene encoding uncharacterized protein, translated to MFIWKSRKNQTEAKEPPKFDVSFTVIKCEAINELYESIVIAGDGDSWDSPLYEQLKALHHYTRPNASALLAIGNDDVNTLYVSSPFGMSKCKNKVYVDINKTKKIDFEKLNQQIQARFLEQPLRRKTNTPKRMLDRRFADGTDHLNPIKSVEYLPLYRNDYTPVIFLKCSYENAKRTAKLVAIEGKRWDDDISLKFFPDIFYSYLKYPIQFVTSKIEGSEYSQLELCGVPNRNISIAMFNYMRDRHLEELGYKLVNHQGDSEVILIEPVERTKDDDPHESIEEAPPSYDTLF
- the TPHA0G03790 gene encoding uncharacterized protein — encoded protein: MPEQQLIASLYTIQNTLRPLGNDERPEDYSRTIEENIYAESFIEERIKEIIPNKNYAVLFLHKYYNIKNIALPLLERQNVRDSKNFEQVYFLFEAITQSELVEKKLRRSCTQIYITQIQNFSIIFCANNSYLLPIICPSFMRLHILKDQFPYIILQSLVNDDIISFDKFFQKVKEEVKRIKEQSNTVYRLNLNDMKKMSFLKSNFETCIDSQMIGNQPILRFLNEQKRVFKKNRHIDDCCCSILQSVKESQLKADEMSNYISEADEELNRLYEVRVTSFRGIFVTLIVFTSIFIAGLFKDIYNHSASTGIIIAFILLVIFCGICFLILILLYWHISLLWFLPLNRNTDEKNNEENSNTRDLEIVYSEFEQGHNSNSSSVRTNPENV